One Campylobacter concisus DNA segment encodes these proteins:
- a CDS encoding type IV secretion system protein: MAYEGKKVDPNFIFKAERNIKAYMFYVIIALTIVSISLSVAIALLTPLKETKPVLLKFSDGDSRFVTIDDTSLNVRNNEELLKSILAGYVKNRELINRIDDAERYNEIRTQSSRQVWEAFENLVSDPNSIYTTKNYYRDIKILNVAILSQNVATIDFQAEITNPTRTEVSYKKYRSAIEYDFRNQTSNYADTMKNPTGFIVNKYQVTQIIDEKDKK, from the coding sequence ATGGCATACGAAGGCAAAAAAGTAGACCCAAATTTTATTTTTAAGGCGGAGCGAAACATAAAAGCGTATATGTTTTATGTGATCATTGCTTTAACAATAGTTAGCATAAGTTTATCCGTTGCGATAGCACTACTAACGCCTCTTAAAGAGACAAAGCCTGTATTGTTAAAATTTTCAGATGGTGACTCAAGGTTTGTGACAATAGACGATACCAGTCTAAACGTTAGAAACAATGAAGAGCTTTTAAAAAGCATACTTGCAGGATATGTGAAAAATAGAGAGCTAATTAATCGCATAGATGATGCCGAGCGTTATAACGAAATACGTACGCAAAGTAGTAGACAGGTATGGGAAGCGTTCGAAAATTTGGTTAGTGATCCTAATTCAATTTACACTACCAAAAACTACTATAGGGATATAAAAATTCTAAACGTAGCGATTTTAAGCCAAAATGTAGCTACGATAGATTTTCAAGCAGAAATTACAAATCCAACTCGCACTGAAGTTAGCTATAAAAAATATAGAAGTGCAATAGAGTATGACTTCCGTAACCAAACTAGTAATTATGCGGACACAATGAAAAACCCAACAGGCTTTATAGTGAACAAATATCAAGTAACGCAGATAATAGATGAAAAGGATAAGAAATGA
- a CDS encoding AAA family ATPase translates to MARGLIDVFKDWKQNKQELGIETKKEKDSDIRSKISQINKKADRIIMLGEPEIYTMAKENNIACKYGENAIVTKDGNITIAVELKGTSYAGISLDNEMDYLINRIMFFTTLKDSVETNLIIKKTKIKAKDYIEKNINQYANEIIEKWEKNQDIYSIKYFLLISTTTKNITGFLESFKTKVTSEQDEKNKESSNYRQKMELLNNTLLNIKNHLATYQPRQMSSDEIINFYATYSNAQETNLRYTNELITDSYISSYVEFKKDYIEFYRNDGTTKYARFISVKAYETEQIKSIITSNLIKSDHEFMTMIYFKAYEKRKAIKKIKDTRAFSVELVQQKLDHLMELIQADRENLVETSFSIYCLADNLAELDNRTNELKNILENQGLNVVRETINQKALYFSLFPSRGNLNARKKTLNISNLATIANFENEVTGFNQNDWGDEAVTTFKHLNGTPFLFNFHCQPDGDRPAGHTMIIGGTGTGKTTTIQFLMTNLFKYPVSIFAMDKLRGMYCFTNYMDGEYHDSESDGFKLNPFSLADTAENREFLASWLSSMAELKPEEHDATKDIRETINRLFDNKQADQILSLSDFIDSLPADNEARLKTRFGNYKGSIFDNKEDALNFTKQLSVLNMDGILPNKKVSALTAMYVFHRLKNQAKNSENIRGFFCFIDELKDYLRDEVMSEKILEGILEWRKIGGVGCFGFQNISLFNGNERGSSFLDNIANFLIFPTNNEDTLNQLSEIIGLTPTEAKFLKDTQSNARQVLLNMKLRNESAKLNVNLSSLGNYLRVFSSSSDSVNLIKKLKTESPIHWRKYYIEHKEQRS, encoded by the coding sequence ATGGCTCGTGGACTTATAGATGTTTTTAAAGATTGGAAACAAAACAAACAAGAACTTGGAATTGAAACAAAAAAAGAAAAAGATAGTGATATCCGCTCAAAAATAAGTCAAATAAATAAAAAAGCTGACAGAATAATAATGCTGGGCGAACCTGAAATATACACAATGGCAAAAGAGAACAATATCGCATGCAAATACGGCGAGAATGCTATTGTTACAAAAGATGGCAATATAACAATTGCAGTGGAGCTTAAGGGGACAAGCTACGCAGGAATTAGTCTTGACAATGAAATGGATTATCTAATAAATCGAATTATGTTTTTTACAACGCTAAAAGATAGTGTAGAAACTAATTTAATTATCAAGAAAACTAAGATCAAGGCTAAGGATTACATAGAAAAAAATATAAATCAATATGCAAATGAAATAATTGAAAAATGGGAGAAAAATCAAGATATTTATTCAATCAAATATTTTTTATTGATATCAACTACAACTAAAAATATAACTGGATTTCTTGAAAGTTTTAAGACAAAAGTAACTAGCGAACAAGACGAGAAAAATAAAGAAAGCTCAAACTATAGACAAAAAATGGAGTTGTTAAATAACACACTTCTAAATATAAAAAATCATTTGGCAACCTATCAGCCACGCCAGATGAGTAGTGATGAGATAATTAATTTTTATGCGACGTACTCAAACGCACAGGAAACAAATTTAAGATACACAAACGAATTAATAACAGATAGCTACATTAGCTCTTATGTCGAATTTAAAAAAGATTATATTGAATTTTATAGAAATGATGGCACAACAAAATATGCGAGATTTATTAGCGTTAAGGCATACGAAACAGAGCAAATAAAGTCAATTATTACGTCAAATTTAATTAAGAGTGATCATGAGTTTATGACGATGATTTACTTTAAGGCGTACGAAAAACGCAAAGCAATCAAAAAAATAAAAGATACTAGAGCCTTCTCGGTTGAACTAGTCCAACAAAAACTAGATCATTTGATGGAGCTTATCCAAGCAGATAGAGAAAACCTAGTTGAAACAAGCTTTTCTATATATTGCCTAGCCGACAACCTAGCAGAACTAGATAATCGCACAAACGAACTAAAAAATATCCTTGAAAATCAAGGTCTCAACGTTGTTAGAGAGACTATTAACCAAAAGGCACTATATTTTAGTCTCTTCCCAAGTCGTGGAAATTTAAATGCAAGAAAGAAAACATTAAACATAAGCAACCTAGCTACGATCGCAAATTTTGAGAACGAAGTAACTGGATTTAATCAGAATGATTGGGGTGACGAAGCAGTTACGACCTTTAAGCACTTAAACGGCACACCATTTTTGTTTAACTTTCACTGCCAACCTGATGGAGATAGACCAGCAGGTCATACAATGATCATAGGCGGAACAGGAACTGGTAAAACAACAACAATTCAATTCTTGATGACAAATCTTTTCAAATATCCTGTAAGCATTTTTGCAATGGACAAGCTAAGGGGTATGTATTGCTTCACAAATTACATGGACGGCGAATATCATGATAGCGAAAGCGATGGGTTTAAACTAAATCCATTCAGCCTAGCCGATACAGCAGAGAATAGAGAATTTTTAGCGTCATGGCTAAGCTCAATGGCAGAGCTAAAGCCTGAAGAGCATGATGCAACAAAAGATATTAGAGAAACAATAAATAGGCTTTTTGACAATAAGCAAGCGGATCAAATATTGTCGTTAAGCGATTTCATAGACTCACTGCCAGCCGATAATGAAGCAAGATTAAAGACTAGATTTGGAAATTATAAGGGCTCAATATTCGACAACAAAGAAGATGCCCTAAATTTCACAAAACAGCTATCAGTACTAAACATGGATGGAATATTGCCAAACAAAAAGGTATCAGCCCTCACCGCAATGTATGTATTTCACAGACTGAAAAATCAGGCAAAAAATAGCGAAAATATACGTGGCTTTTTTTGTTTCATAGACGAGTTGAAGGACTATTTAAGAGATGAAGTAATGTCAGAGAAAATCCTTGAAGGTATTTTGGAGTGGAGAAAGATAGGCGGTGTTGGATGCTTTGGCTTTCAAAACATAAGCCTGTTTAACGGAAATGAGCGTGGCTCATCATTTCTTGACAATATCGCAAATTTTCTTATCTTCCCAACAAACAATGAAGATACGCTAAATCAGCTAAGCGAGATAATAGGACTAACGCCTACGGAAGCTAAATTCTTAAAAGACACTCAATCAAATGCTAGGCAGGTGCTTTTAAATATGAAGCTACGAAACGAGAGCGCAAAACTAAATGTCAATTTGTCAAGCCTAGGAAATTATTTAAGAGTATTCTCGTCAAGCTCAGATAGCGTAAATTTGATAAAAAAATTAAAGACTGAAAGCCCAATACATTGGCGTAAATACTATATAGAACACAAAGAACAAAGGAGCTAA
- a CDS encoding relaxase/mobilization nuclease domain-containing protein, whose product MISNLPRESIKRCIDYTLNNSIDGSAINEKGERVSSDEIMKNWSKDFGTNKNSKDAWHLIFSINEPCNDEKTLNALVDSVSEILSRNFMGHKYALVLHTHQNNPHVHVVLNKRNDMTRRKIHFDTRDEIKDFFDEVRTDFAYSLGARGLKYENKNAMHKDLKKEFSKIKSSINLEQDSYTAKDKTLEFYEQMQEKNKIEYNATSSRIKAMNDEIDLLKKANDELTRQFLLYVQKKGKKRFKLGKELKENNKILLQKNVRI is encoded by the coding sequence ATGATTTCAAATTTACCACGTGAAAGTATTAAAAGATGTATTGACTACACTCTCAATAACTCAATTGATGGCTCTGCCATCAATGAAAAAGGGGAGAGAGTAAGCAGTGACGAAATTATGAAAAATTGGAGTAAGGATTTTGGCACAAATAAAAATTCAAAAGACGCTTGGCATCTTATTTTCTCAATCAATGAGCCATGCAATGACGAAAAAACACTAAACGCTCTAGTTGATAGTGTTAGTGAAATTTTAAGTAGAAATTTTATGGGGCATAAGTATGCTTTGGTGCTTCACACACATCAAAATAACCCACACGTGCATGTAGTTCTTAACAAGCGTAATGATATGACTAGGCGTAAAATTCATTTTGATACTCGTGACGAGATTAAAGATTTTTTCGACGAAGTTCGCACTGATTTTGCCTATTCGCTTGGTGCAAGAGGGTTAAAATACGAAAATAAAAACGCTATGCATAAGGATTTAAAAAAAGAATTTTCTAAAATAAAATCTAGTATCAACCTCGAGCAGGATAGCTATACGGCAAAGGATAAAACACTAGAATTTTACGAGCAAATGCAAGAAAAAAATAAGATAGAATATAATGCAACTTCCAGCCGTATTAAGGCTATGAATGATGAGATTGATTTACTAAAAAAAGCCAATGATGAGCTGACTAGGCAATTTTTACTCTACGTTCAGAAAAAGGGCAAAAAACGTTTTAAGCTGGGGAAGGAGCTAAAGGAGAATAATAAAATATTACTTCAAAAAAACGTAAGGATTTAA
- a CDS encoding type II toxin-antitoxin system RelE family toxin has translation MAYKIRFSDYAKEKFNELDGSIKKPIQKFLDRLEESDDPRSSGKGLTENLSGLWRYRVKNYRLICFIQDEELIVLFFST, from the coding sequence ATGGCTTATAAGATACGATTTAGCGATTATGCTAAAGAGAAGTTTAATGAACTTGACGGCTCAATCAAAAAACCAATTCAAAAGTTTCTTGATCGACTCGAGGAAAGTGATGATCCACGCAGTAGCGGAAAAGGATTAACTGAGAATTTGAGTGGATTATGGAGATATAGAGTAAAAAACTATCGCTTGATATGTTTTATACAAGATGAAGAGCTTATAGTACTTTTTTTCTCGACATAA
- a CDS encoding toprim domain-containing protein, translating into MNKENLVELPLDEILKNNGYFEKREKSSQNYKTLTNNNSDTIIITRKSNGHYLYFNPSDDNDRGNIYNFAKNRGVSIKDLIDENIINDVKTLKNNTKKIIKQKENDSIIVEKFKKLNKIDENSFLTSKRKIKSDILIKFSSLKQDEKFKNAIVPTYTLSVLELSSGKREFLKQTGYISYLSKPLTQDQQGKAYAKPIKQLCNGIKGLEILKADEAHKNPKDFKNIVICESMIDTLSYCEIKDVNLKETLLCSTNGQISATQKEVIKALTKLAPNAGVVLGFDNDERGKEFTKAILEIVPNARSAKPILKDFNDDLVAGTALGISSNKISLDSITKPLKEFSRQVEYLSKKYDFLEPDAKKSKIKDLYALNIEKFREIEPKIKTLQGMREGYKRLNLINAKIEKDYERSSKTR; encoded by the coding sequence ATGAACAAAGAAAATTTAGTCGAACTCCCACTAGATGAAATTTTAAAGAATAATGGCTACTTTGAAAAACGAGAGAAAAGTAGCCAAAATTACAAGACACTCACAAACAACAACTCCGATACAATTATCATAACGAGAAAAAGCAACGGACACTATTTATACTTTAACCCAAGCGATGATAATGATAGGGGAAATATTTATAATTTCGCCAAAAATCGTGGCGTATCAATAAAAGATTTAATAGATGAAAATATAATAAACGATGTAAAGACATTAAAAAACAATACTAAAAAAATAATAAAACAAAAAGAAAATGATAGTATTATAGTAGAAAAATTTAAAAAATTAAATAAGATAGATGAAAACTCGTTTTTGACTAGCAAAAGAAAAATTAAAAGCGATATCCTGATAAAATTTAGTAGCCTCAAGCAGGATGAAAAATTTAAGAATGCAATAGTGCCAACATATACATTAAGTGTATTAGAACTAAGCAGTGGCAAAAGAGAATTTCTAAAGCAGACAGGATATATAAGCTACTTATCGAAGCCTTTAACGCAGGATCAGCAAGGAAAGGCATACGCTAAGCCAATAAAACAGCTCTGCAATGGAATAAAGGGGCTTGAAATACTCAAGGCAGACGAAGCACACAAGAATCCAAAGGATTTTAAAAATATTGTAATCTGTGAGAGCATGATAGATACATTATCATATTGTGAAATAAAAGACGTAAATTTAAAAGAAACACTCCTATGCTCAACAAATGGTCAAATATCGGCAACGCAAAAGGAAGTCATAAAAGCATTGACAAAGCTGGCACCAAATGCAGGAGTTGTACTAGGATTTGATAATGACGAACGTGGCAAAGAATTTACAAAAGCGATACTAGAAATAGTACCAAATGCGAGATCAGCCAAACCAATCCTAAAGGACTTTAATGATGATTTGGTAGCAGGCACAGCATTAGGTATAAGTAGTAATAAAATTAGTCTCGACAGCATAACAAAGCCTTTAAAGGAGTTTTCTCGGCAAGTTGAGTATTTGTCAAAGAAATACGACTTTCTCGAGCCAGATGCTAAGAAAAGTAAAATAAAAGACCTATACGCCCTTAATATTGAAAAATTTAGAGAAATAGAACCAAAGATCAAGACATTACAGGGAATGAGAGAAGGCTATAAGCGACTTAACTTGATAAACGCAAAAATTGAAAAAGACTACGAAAGATCATCTAAGACACGATAA
- a CDS encoding TrbM/KikA/MpfK family conjugal transfer protein: MKKIVLSIVAITMFAGSAVAQEITGDAKLACEALLCLSSPTRPSECAPALKKYFSITDKKPHKQAKKRENFLKLCPKQ, from the coding sequence ATGAAAAAAATAGTTTTAAGTATTGTTGCCATAACAATGTTTGCAGGTAGTGCAGTAGCACAGGAAATAACAGGAGATGCAAAGCTGGCATGCGAAGCATTATTGTGCTTATCAAGCCCAACAAGACCGAGCGAATGTGCTCCAGCACTTAAAAAATATTTTTCGATAACAGACAAAAAACCACACAAACAAGCAAAGAAGCGTGAGAACTTTTTAAAATTATGTCCTAAACAATGA